The window AGTTTTACCCTACTGTCTTTTATTTCAATTATCTTTTTTTCCTGTTCTTCTGAAGAAAATCTAAAATCAGCAACCATTGAAGGTGACTTGGCAGACTACGCTATAGATACCATTTACTTTGAAAAAGACTTGACCACAAAATCTCTTCCGCTGGAATTCACTTACCAAAAAGAAGGAGACAAAGAATTTCTTTACGGCATGTCAGGCTTCAATCTTTTAAAATATGAATATCCATCAGGAAAACTGATATCAAATACTACTTTCGAAAAAGAAGGCCCTGATGGAATTGGGGGTTACTTTTCCGGGAAATTAATCACCAGTGATGGGATTTTCTTTATCTCAAATCAAAAGGAAGTCCTTCATATTGACTTTGATGGCAAAGTCAGTAAAAGAATCTCACTTCCGATGACGACTGAAAATAGGATGGCAGCTAATTTCAGCGCTCAACAAGGAAATAAAATGTACTGGAATTCAGCGCGTCAGACCTTGATGGTGACTGATGTACCTTTCTTACTTAAGGAACCCATTTTAAATTATCAAGATTGGATTTGGGAGTTTGATTTTAAACAAGAGAAAAAGGAAGTTGCAGCGCAGTTTAAATTTCCAGAGCCATATAGCGAATTCTTAGACGATCCTGAATTGGGAATTTACTTTCATCTGTTTCTAAAAGATAAAAACCAACACCTCATCGGGTTTCCTGCTTCTGATTCTCTTTTGGTGATCCATGTTGATCAAAGAACTAAAGCTTATGCGGGGAGCAATGAAAACCTCGAATTCAAAAAAGGAACTACTGAAGCAAGAGGAGAATACACGGTGTTTTCGCCTAGCGTAGAAACGAGCCGATACAAGTGGATGATGCACGACCCTTATCAGGGATTGATTTTAAGACACCTTATTATTCAGCAAGGACAAGATGATAGAACTACTTTTTCTAAAAATAGCTTTATCCTCCTCGATGAATCACTTACTAAAATCGGAGAAGTGAAATTTTCTGACAGAAAAATCAATAATTTGGGATTCAGTACACCCAATGGGTTTTATCTCAAAATGGGGAGCCAAGAATCAGATGATAGAGAAGGATATGTCAGATTTAATTTCTAAACTTCTTTGACCTTTCTTTCAAAATAATGCTTAAGAATTTTTTCTTTATCCATTCTATTTCTTTAGATCTTGATTCGGAGATTTTCGATGTTGCGTAGCTTGCTCGTAAGCAAAACTTGCTTTGATTAATGTTGGCTCGTCAAACATCCGCCCTAGCAACTGTATCCCTACTGGCAGATTCCCTTCTGTGTAACCCATTGGGACAGTAAATGCAGGCATTCCGGTATGTGGTGCAATGATCTGACTGTTGTCTCCTTTATATTCTTCTTGAAAAAACTCGATCCGAGCAGCTTTTTGATTCCATGTTGGATAGACCATAAAAGAAAGATTCAAAGAATCCATCGTATTTTCGAATGCTTCTCTAAAAGCAATTCTTTTTGGATCTGTAAATG is drawn from Belliella baltica DSM 15883 and contains these coding sequences:
- a CDS encoding DUF4221 family protein, translating into MRKLKSFTLLSFISIIFFSCSSEENLKSATIEGDLADYAIDTIYFEKDLTTKSLPLEFTYQKEGDKEFLYGMSGFNLLKYEYPSGKLISNTTFEKEGPDGIGGYFSGKLITSDGIFFISNQKEVLHIDFDGKVSKRISLPMTTENRMAANFSAQQGNKMYWNSARQTLMVTDVPFLLKEPILNYQDWIWEFDFKQEKKEVAAQFKFPEPYSEFLDDPELGIYFHLFLKDKNQHLIGFPASDSLLVIHVDQRTKAYAGSNENLEFKKGTTEARGEYTVFSPSVETSRYKWMMHDPYQGLILRHLIIQQGQDDRTTFSKNSFILLDESLTKIGEVKFSDRKINNLGFSTPNGFYLKMGSQESDDREGYVRFNF